The Benincasa hispida cultivar B227 chromosome 9, ASM972705v1, whole genome shotgun sequence genome has a segment encoding these proteins:
- the LOC120087087 gene encoding probable WRKY transcription factor 17: MAVDLMSFPKMDDQIAIQEAASQGLKSMEHLIRLLSHKQSSSHVDCSDLTDATVSKFKKVISLLNRTGHARFRRGPVSSASSSSSGSSAHLSLPQNQAMNLTPTPFTSPTNVPAPPFAATVAASATVAQPQAKVVAVAANFLQSQPQSMTLDFTRPNILNSNPKGTDLEFSKDTFSVSSSSSFMSSAITGDGSVSNGKLGTSIFLAPAPTASGGKPPLSVTPYKKRCHEHDHSEDLSGKFSGSTSVSGKCHCSKRRKNRLKKTIRVPAISSKIADIPPDEYSWRKYGQKPIKGSPYPRGYYKCSTMRGCPARKHVERDPNDPAMLIVTYEGEHRHTQSSLPENMAPGVALVFEST; this comes from the exons ATGGCGGTGGATCTGATGAGTTTTCCAAAGATGGACGATCAAATCGCTATTCAAGAGGCTGCATCGCAAGGATTGAAGAGTATGGAGCATTTGATTCGTCTTCTTTCTCACAAGCAATCTTCAAGCCATGTCGATTGCTCTGACCTAACAGATGCAACCGTTTCCAAGTTCAAGAAAGTGATTTCTCTCCTCAATCGAACCGGTCACGCCAGATTCCGGCGAGGTCCGGTTTCTTCGGCATCCTCCTCGTCCTCCGGTTCATCTGCTCATCTATCTCTTCCTCAAAATCAGGCCATGAATCTCACTCCTACTCCGTTTACTTCACCGACGAATGTTCCTGCTCCGCCGTTTGCCGCGACAGTGGCCGCTTCGGCTACCGTCGCTCAGCCGCAGGCGAAAGTCGTTGCTGTCGCGGCCAACTTCCTTCAGTCGCAGCCTCAGAGTATGACTCTCGATTTCACTAGGCCGAATATTTTGAACTCTAACCCTAAGGGAACCGATTTGGAATTTTCTAAGGATACCTTCAGCGTCTCTTCGAGCTCCTCGTTTATGTCCTCTGCTATAACCGGAGACGGAAGTGTATCCAATGGAAAATTAGGAACGTCGATCTTTTTAGCACCAGCGCCGACTGCTTCCGGTGGTAAACCGCCGCTCTCGGTGACGCCCTACAAGAAGAGATGTCACGAACACGATCATTCCGAAGATTTATCCGGGAAATTTTCCGGATCAACATCTGTTTCCGGCAAGTGCCATTGCTCAAAGAGAAG AAAAAATCGGTTGAAAAAGACGATTCGAGTCCCGGCGATTAGTTCAAAAATCGCCGATATTCCACCGGACGAGTACTCTTGGAGGAAGTACGGTCAGAAGCCAATCAAAGGATCTCCATACCCACG GGGATATTATAAGTGTAGCACAATGAGGGGATGTCCGGCGAGGAAACACGTGGAGAGAGATCCGAACGATCCGGCGATGTTGATTGTAACGTATGAAGGAGAGCACCGCCATACGCAGAGCTCGTTGCCGGAAAATATGGCGCCTGGAGTAGCTTTAGTTTTTGAGTCaacttga